The Tripterygium wilfordii isolate XIE 37 chromosome 4, ASM1340144v1, whole genome shotgun sequence genome has a window encoding:
- the LOC119996703 gene encoding sulfite exporter TauE/SafE family protein 3: protein MADFGPKWKVLRSVLMVFFNFGLALVFVEAERGLKLREEVTGFSGTEDSAASYLLKAVNFFWKSDRTGYQHVWPEMRFDWQIVVGTIVGFCGAAFGSVGGVGGGGIFVPMLSLIIGFDPKSATAISKCMIMGAAASTVYYNLKLRHPTLDMPIIDYDLALLIQPMLMLGISIGVIFNVIFPDWMVTVLLIILFIGTSTRAFFKGVETWKKETIMKKEAARHLEANNGGGQEVEYKPLPGGPQKDTIEPEVSIIRNVYWKELGLLVFVWLAFLALQIAKSYTSTCSTAYWILNLLQIPISVGVSTYEAVSLYRGQKVVASTGDQGRDWKVHQLVTYCAFGVLAGIVGGLLGLGGGFIMGPMFLELGVPPQVSSATATFAMTFSSSMSVVEYYLLKRFPVPYALYFVAVATFAALVGQHIVRRMIIMLGRASLIIFILAFTIFVSAISLGGVGISNMIWKIERQEYMGFENLCKYDA, encoded by the exons ATGGCGGATTTTGGACCCAAATGGAAGGTCTTGAGGTCGGTATTGATGGTATTTTTCAACTTTGGCTTAGCTTTGGTGTTCGTAGAGGCCGAGAGAGGCTTGAAGCTTCGCGAAGAGGTTACGGGATTCAGTGGAACAGAGGATTCTGCAGCGAGTTACCTTCTCAAAGCAGTAAATTTCTTTTGGAAATCTGATCGAACAGGTTATCAGCATGTTTGGCCG GAAATGAGATTTGACTGGCAAATTGTGGTGGGTACCATTGTTGGATTCTGTGGAGCAGCATTCGGGAGTGTTGgtggtgttggtggtggtggcatTTTTGTTCCGATGCTTAGCCTGATTATTGGGTTTGATCCAAAATCAGcaactgcaatttcaaaat GCATGATCATGGGTGCAGCAGCTTCAACTGTATACTATAACCTTAAGCTAAGGCATCCTACACTTGATATGCCTATTATTGACTATGATTTGGCTCTGCTAATCCAACCAATGCTAATGCTGGGAATTAGCATAGGAGTTATTTTCAATGTGATATTCCCTGACTGGATGGTCACAGTTCTACTTATCATTCTCTTTATag GCACGTCAACGAGGGCGTTCTTCAAGGGTGTTGAGACATGGAAAAAGGAAACCATAATGAAAAAG GAGGCGGCTAGGCATTTGGAGGCTAATA ATGGTGGTGGTCAGGAAGTGGAATACAAGCCCCTCCCCGGTGGCCCTCAAAAGGACACCATAGAACCAGAG GTATCAATTATCAGAAATGTTTATTGGAAGGAACTTGGACTGCTTGTTTTCGTTTGGCTCGCATTCCTTGCGCTTCAGATAGCTAAG AGTTATACTTCTACTTGTTCGACAGCATATTGGATATTGAACTTGCTGCAG ATTCCAATCTCTGTAGGGGTATCAACTTATGAGGCAGTAAGCCTATACAGAGGACAGAAAGTGGTTGCATCCACAGGAGATCAAGGCAGAGACTGGAAAGTTCACCAGCTTGTGACCTATTGTGCATTTGGTGTACTCGCTGGAATTGTTGGTGGACTTCTTGGACTAGGTGGTGGATTTATCATGGGTCCGATGTTTTTGGAACTGGGTGTCCCTCCTCAG GTCTCAAGTGCCACAGCAACATTTGCAATGACATTCTCTTCATCCATGTCTGTGGTAGAATACTATCTTCTGAAACGTTTTCCGGTTCCATACG CTCTCTACTTTGTGGCCGTAGCCACATTTGCTGCATTAGTAGGGCAGCATATAGTGAGACGGATGATCATTATGCTTGGAAGAGCATCACTTATCATATTCATTCTAGCCTTCACAATATTTGTTAGTGCTATCTCACTAG GGGGAGTGGGCATATCAAACATGATTTGGAAAATTGAGAGACAGGAATACATGGGATTTGAGAACCTCTGCAAATATGATGCATAG